A genomic window from Salvia miltiorrhiza cultivar Shanhuang (shh) chromosome 5, IMPLAD_Smil_shh, whole genome shotgun sequence includes:
- the LOC130985543 gene encoding NAC transcription factor 25-like — MEGTSSSGGNHQPRLPPGFRFHPTDEELLVHYLKKKAAAAPLPVAIIAEVDLYKYDPWELPSKASFGEQEWYFFSPRERKYPNGERPNRAATSGYWKATGTDKPILTANGTQKLGVKKALVFYGGKPPKGVKTNWIMHEYRLVGDNSTANKPPGINLPKKSSSRLDDWVLCRIFKKNSPTSSTEDYSRIPVVPEKASDYSNFFDGNPMPAEETMFPAKEWQVHDDSLNPSSSSSDHHRNISYISLLNQQYPQTIFHQNSLVNSAGDDDDDTALHQSYQLPTSQFQ, encoded by the exons ATGGAAGGCACCAGTTCGAGCGGCGGCAACCACCAGCCGCGGCTGCCGCCGGGCTTCCGCTTCCACCCGACCGACGAGGAGCTGCTGGTGCACTATCTCAAGAAGAAGGCCGCCGCCGCGCCTCTGCCGGTGGCGATCATCGCCGAGGTTGATCTCTACAAATATGATCCATGGGAACTCCCAA GTAAGGCAAGTTTCGGTGAGCAGGAATGGTACTTCTTCAGccctagagagagaaaataccCTAACGGCGAGCGACCGAATCGCGCGGCGACGTCGGGATACTGGAAAGCCACCGGCACTGACAAGCCGATCCTGACGGCTAACGGCACACAAAAACTCGGCGTGAAGAAAGCCTTGGTCTTCTACGGCGGCAAGCCGCCGAAAGGCGTGAAAACTAATTGGATCATGCATGAATACCGCCTCGTCGGCGATAATTCCACCGCCAATAAACCCCCTGGAATAAATCTCCCGAAAAAATCGTCTTCACgg CTGGATGATTGGGTTTTATGTCGGATTTTCAAGAAAAACAGCCCGACTTCGTCTACGGAAGACTATTCGAGGATACCAGTAGTCCCCGAAAAAGCCTCTGATTATTCAAATTTCTTTGACGGAAACCCGATGCCGGCGGAGGAGACGATGTTTCCGGCCAAGGAATGGCAAGTTCACGACGACAGTTTGAACCCTAGCAGCAGCTCAAGTGATCATCACAGAAATATATCTTACATCTCATTGCTTAACCAGCAATACCCCCAAACAATATTCCACCAAAATTCTCTTGTTAATTCCGCAGGGGATGATGACGATGATACCGCATTGCACCAATCGTACCAACTCCCCACTTCACAATTTCAATAA
- the LOC130985544 gene encoding transcription factor UNE12-like, translated as MTNTVPTAPQPPAVRPRVRARRGQATDPHSIAEREAGVKGESNATAVLKSGKRQVKPVDPNPHGEKLLQVEDPLVEATKYLKLLQKHSSTITLWCSLSQLMNQSHTCWIRCRWSGGGSSSGGHRFVAQFSNLMCAAGDFDCRLN; from the exons ATGACAAATACTGTTCCTACAGCGCCTCAGCCTCCTGCAGTTCGTCCAAGGGTACGAGCTAGACGAGGCCAAGCAACAGATCCACACAGTATAGCTGAGAGA GAAGCAGGAGTGAAGGGAGAATCAAATGCTACTGCTGTtttaaaatctggaaaaaggCAAGTAAAGCCGGTAGATCCTAATCCACATGGTGAGAAGTTACTGCAG GTTGAAGATCCTTTGGTGGAAGCTACAAAGTACTTGAAACTTCTCCAGAAGCACTCCTCCACAATTACATTGTGgtgctctctctctcaattaatgAACCAATCGCATACATGCTGGATAAGATGTCGGTGGAGTGGAGGTGGCTCAAGTAGCGGTGGTCACCGATTTGTGGCTCAGTTTTCCAATTTGATGTGTGCTGCAGGAGATTTTGattgtagattgaattga